Proteins from a genomic interval of Candidatus Acidulodesulfobacterium acidiphilum:
- a CDS encoding diguanylate cyclase, translated as LNNDGKSKKIGLSIGISGFKKGKKADEIIEEADIAMYRAKRGNGNHVFIYEE; from the coding sequence TTAAATAACGACGGAAAATCAAAAAAAATAGGATTGTCTATAGGAATATCAGGATTTAAAAAAGGGAAAAAAGCGGATGAAATAATAGAAGAAGCCGATATTGCAATGTATAGGGCAAAACGCGGAAACGGAAACCACGTTTTTATATACGAAGAATAA